The genomic DNA GCCGTGCGATGCTCGCGGCTCCCGCGCTGTACGGCCCCGGCGCGCGGATCGGCGTCGTCGGCCTCGGCACCGGCACGCTCGCCTGCTACGCGCAGCCCGCCGAGCGCTGGACCTTCTTCGAGATCGACCCGGCGATGGTGCGCATCGCGACCGACCCGGCGCGCTTCACCTTCCTGCGCCGCTGCGCGCCCGAGGCGCGTATCGAGCTGGGCGATGCGCGGCTGATGCTGGAGCGTGCGCCGCCCGCCTCTTATGATCTGCTCGCGGTCGACGCCTTTTCGTCCGATGCGGTGCCGATGCACTTGCTGACCCGCGAGGCGATCCGCAGCTACGGCCGCGCGCTGGCGCCCAACGGGCTGCTGCTCATCCATATTTCCAACCGCTACCTCAATCTCGAGCCGGTGCTGGCGCAGGCCGCGGACGCGGAGGGCTGGGACGCGTGGCTGATCCACAACTCGCCGACGCCTGCGGAACAGACCGATCATCTCACCACCTCGATCTGGGTGGCGCTGTCGCGCGATCCGGCGATTACCGAAACGCTCGTCGATGGTAATGACCCCAATGACCGGTTCGACTGGCGGGAACTGGAACGGCGCCCCGGCTTCACCGGCTGGAGCGACGATTTCGCATCGATCCTGCCGCTGCTGAAGGATGTGAGACCGTGGTAGAGACAGTCTTCGAGGACGATCGGATGCGGCTGCGCACATGGCGCGACGATGACGTCGATACGTTCGCCGAAATGTGCGCCTCCGCTGCGGTGATGCAATGGCTCGGCGGGCCGATCGACCGTGAGCAGACCGCAGCGGTGATCGCGCGGATCATGGCCTGCCACGTCGAACATGGCCATTGCTTCTGGGCGGTCGAGCGCAAGGCGGACGATGCGCTGCTCGGCTTCTGCGGCATCAAGCGCGTCAACGATCCCGATGCGACCAATCCGGGCGCGTTCGAGATCGGCTGGCGGCTGCGCGAGGATGTCTGGGGGCAGGGCTACGCCCGCGACGGCGCGGTCGCCTCGCTCGATCTCGCCTTCGACCGTTATGGCGCCGATCGGGTGTGTGCCTTCACGGTGATCGAGAATGAGGGATCATGGGGGCTGATGGAGCGGCTCGGCATGCGCCGCGCCGAGGCGCTCGATTTCCACAGCACCCAGCCTTGGGTAGCGGCGCACAATCCGGTGATCGCCTGGGACATCACGAGGGATCAATGGCGGAGCTGATCCCCTTCGGCGGCAGGAGCCCGCGCATCCACCCCACCGCCTTCGTGGCGCCCGGCGTCAGGCTGATCGGCGACGTCGAGATCGGCGCCGAGGCGAGCGTTTGGTACAATTGCGTGATCCGCGCGGACGTGAACAAAGTCCACATCGGCGCGCGCAGCAACATCCAGGACGGCACCGTCATCCACTGCGATCCGCCCAAGCCCGGGCATGAGGCGGGCTTTCCCACGATCATCGGCGAGGACGTGCTGATCGGCCACATGGCGATGGTGCACGGCTGCATCCTGCACGATCGCGCCTTCGTCGGGCTGGGATCGATCGTCATGGACGGCTGCGTGGTGGAGGGCGACGCGATGCTGGCGGCGGGCGCGATGCTGACGCCGGGCAAGCGCGTGGCGGCCGGCCAATTATGGGCAGGGCGCCCCGCCAAGCCGATCCGCGACCTTGCTGAGGACGATATCGCCGGGATGCGCGCCGGTGTCGCGCATTATGTCGCGCTGGCGAAGCAGCATGCGGAGGCGGTCAGCCGCCGTTGATGCGGCTGCGGATGCGGTTCAATGCCTGCTGCTGCGCGTCGGCGATCTTCTGCGCCTCGGCCTCGGCACTGCGCAGCCGCTCGGCATCGCCCTCGCTAGTCGCGACGCGGCTGCGCTCCAGCGCCAGCGCGTCGAGCGACGCGATCGCATCCACGGTCGGCGCACGCGCGGCCTCGAGCCGCGACAGCGCCTGCTGCGCGACGATCCACGATTCGCTCTCCGGCGCACCGGCGCGGTCCGCGGCAGCCTGCGCGGCGCCCACTTCCACGTCGAAATCGGCGCCGCCCTTGCGCGCGGCGTCCAGCAGCGCGCTGATCCGCGCGGCGAGCGCGGGATCGTCGGCGATCGGGGCGGGCGCCGGCTCACTCGCCGGCGGCGACACGCAGGCGCCAGGCGATTCTGCGCAGTCGCCCGTAGGCGCAGGCAGGTCGCCCAGCCGATATTCGATCGGCCGCGGCCCGAGCGAAGGGAAGCCCTCCTGCGAGGTGCAGCCGGCAAGGAGGATCGGCGCGGCGAGGAGGATCGGGCGAAGCGGCATCGCCACTCTCCTAGAGCCTTTCGGCGGCGCGGCAAATCGATCTCGACGCGCCGTCGCCGGTGAACGCTGCGGAATGCTTCGAAACCGCCGTTGCGGGGTTGCCACCCCCCAATCTTCCCCCTATGTCCCGCCCCGCAGCGCGCCCGTAGCTCAGCTGGATAGAGCACCAGACTACGAATCTGGGGGCCGGAGGTTCGAATCCTTCCGGGCGCGCCAGCATCCTCTTCCATCGTTGCACCGATCGCCGCTTTGCGGGCATGACGCCGCGCGATGACGAATGGGCAGCATATGGCGCGCGCCGCTGATGCGGTGCGGCGGGGAGACCTTGCGGGTGCGCGTGCGGCTGCGGAGGCCGCGGTCGCGGCGCAGCCGGGCGATCCGGCAGCGCGCGAGATGCTGGGCGACGTTCTCTGCAGGACCGGTCGCGCGGGCGAGGGCGCGGTGCATCTTCGCGCCGCGCTCGAGGCGGCGCCCGGCCGGGAAGATCTCCGAATGAAGCTGGCTTCGGCCCTCCTGATGGTCGGCGATCTGGCGGGCGCGGAGGGCGTCTGCGCTGCGAGCGCGGCGCCTGGTTCGGCGGACCTGCTGCGCATGCACGGCTATGCGCTGCACGGGCTGGGACGCGCACAGGAAGCGGCGGAGGTTTACCGCCGCCTCGTGACGTTGGTGCCGCAGGATGCCGAAGGCTGGAACAATCTCGGCAATGCCCTCCGCGATGCCGGTGATGCCGCCGGTGCAGTTGCTGCGTTGCAGAAGGCGCGAGGGCTGCGGCCCGATATGCCGCCGATCACCTTCAACCTCGGCATCGCGCTGGCCGCGGCGGGCGATCTGGAGCCGGCGCGCGAGACGCTGCACGCCGCCGCGACTGCGATGCCGGGCGATGCGGGGCCGCTGCTCGAACTCAGCCGCGTGCTCAACCGCCTCGATCGCAGCCGCGAGGCGATGAACGCGCTCGACCGGGCGCTCGCCATAGATCCGCGCCGCGCCGAATTGCATGTGCAGACGGGTGTCACCGCCGCGCTGCTCGGCGATCGAGTGCGGGCGGGAGAGGCGTTCCGCGCTGCGCTCGCGCTTGAGCCCGGCGATGCGGATGCCGTCGCCCGCTATGGCAATTTCCTGGAGAGCGAGAACCGCCTCTCCGATCTCGCAGCCTTGCTCGACAATGCGGCGGCGAATGGCATTCCGGACGCGCCGTTGATGTTGCTGAGAGCGCAATTGTTGCGTCGCGAGGGGAAGCTCGAGGAGGCGCTCGCGCTGGCCGAAGCCGCGCCGGACGAGGAGGATCCGGTGCGCAAGGCGCAGGTGATCGGCGAGATCGCCGACCGGATGGGTGACAGCGCGCGCGCCTTCGCCTCCTTCGGCGCAATGAACGACCGGCTGGCGGCCGAGCCTTCCGATCCGCGCGCGGGCGCACGCATCTACCGCGACGAAGTGGCTGCGGTTGCGGCGTTGACCACGAGCGACTGGTATGCCGGCTGGACGCCGCCCGCGCCGCCGAGCGTCCGTCCCGCGCCGGTGTTTCTCGTCGGCTTCCCGCGCTCCGGAACGACGTTGCTCGACACCGTGCTGATGGGGCATCCGCATTTGCATGTGCTCGAGGAGCAGCCGGTGCTCCATCCGGTGACCGCGGCGCTGGGTGGCGACGAGAAGCTGGCTACTCTGCCGGCCGGCGAGATCGCGCATCTGCGATCGCTCTATTTCGCGGAAGTAGACCGGATCGCGCCGGAGGCGGCGGGCATGCTGCTGATCGACAAGATGCCGCTCAACATCCGCCAGGCGCCGCTGTTGCACCGCTTGTTCCCGGAGGCGCGCTGGCTGTTCGCCGAGCGGCACCCCTGCGACGTCGTGCTGAGCTGCTATATGACCAATTTCCGCCTCAACTATGCGATGGCGAACTTCCTCGATCTCGGCGATGCGGCGGCGCTCTACGATGCGGTTCTCGGCTATTGGGAGCAGGCGAAGGCGGTGTTCGCGCTAGACCAGCGGCCGGTGCGCTATGAGGCGCTGGTAGCGGACATGGAGGCCGAAGTGCGGCCGCTGTTCGATTTCCTCGGGCTCGGCTGGGACGATGCGGTGCTCGATCATCAGCGCACGGCCGAGGGGCGCGGCTATATCCGCTCGGCAAGCTACGCGCAGGTTACTGAACCGATCTACCGCCGCGCGGCCGGGCGGTGGGAGCGCTATCGCGACCAGCTCGCGCCGGTCCTGCCGCTGCTGGAGCCGTGGGCCCGGCGGATGGGCTATCCGCTATAGCAGCTCGCGCAGGTCCATCGCGTCGAGCAGGGCGGTGCGGGCGGATTCGATGCGGGCGACGAGGGCGGGATCGGCGAGATCGCCGGGGGCGATCGTCTCGGGCCAATGGTCTTCGATGGCCGATGCGATGCGATCGAGCTTCGCCTCGTCCATCAGGACGCGCGGATCGACCGTCGCGGGATCGGCGACGACGCGGAGGCGGAGGCACGCCGGGCCGCCACCATTGGCCATCGACTGGCGGACATCGACTACGAACAGCTTGCGGATCGGCCCGTTTCCCGCCGCCATCTCCTGCAGCCAGGTCCACACCGCCTGGGTTCCGCGCGCCTCCTCGGGCAGCACCAGTCCCATGCCGCCTTCGGGCAAGGTCACGAGCTGCGCGTTGAAGAGATAGGAGGCGACCGCATCGGCGAGGCTGACGCGCGCGGCAGGCACTTCGACGATCTCGACCTCGGGCAGCATCCGGCGGAGATCGGCGTAGAGCGCCTGCTTGTCGGCAAAGGCCTGTTCGTGCGCGAAGAGCACATTCTCGTTGGCGACCGCGACGACGTCGTTGTGGAAGGCGCCAGCGGCGATCGCTTCCTCGGCCTGCGCGGCGAAGATCGTCCGGCGCTCGTCCAGCCCGTGCAGCCGCGCGATCGCCCGGCTCGCCTCGACATGCTGGCGGGCGGGAAAGGGCCCGCCCGAGACGCCATAGACGAAGACCTCGACGCCCGCCGCGTCATGCGCGCGGCAGAGCCGCATGTGGTTGGCGGCGCCCTCGTCGCCGTAAGCCGGGGGGACGGGATCGTGGATGCGGAAGTGCCGCTCGTCCGAGAAAGCGAGGCGGAGCTGGCGCAGCGTGTCAGGCCATTCGTGGCTGCGGTGCGCCATCGTCTTCAGATTGGCGACGGTGAGGTGGCAGCGGCCGTCGGCCGTGTCCGGCGCCGGCGAGACGGTGGCGGCATTCGCGGCCCACATCGCCGAGGCGGAGAAGGCGGCGTAGCGGAGCGATTCGGGCACCGCGTCCTTGCTGCCCACGCCCAGCTCGGCGAGCCACGGCCGGTCGGGGCGCGGCAACGGCGCGAAGGCGCCCTGCGGCAGGCCGATACGGAGGTTGTGGCGCATCTTGGCGATGCCCTGCAGCGCCGCCTCGCGCGGTCGCGATGTCTGGCCGGCATGGCTGGCGGATGCGATATTGCCGAGGCTGAGCCCGGCATAATTGTGGCTCGGCCCGATGATGCCGTCGAAATTGATTTCGGTAAGCGTCACGCTCAGCGCCCCATCGCGACGAACCTGTCGCCGACGCCGATGCCGAGCAGTTCGGCCGCGGCGGCGCTCAACATCGCGCTGCCGTCCACGTGGAGTCCGACCTCGCCGTAGCAGGCGGCGAAATCACCGAGGCCGCCGGCGGCGAGCAGCATCCGTTCCTCGTCGATGTCGTCGGCGATCTCTGCGACGACATATTCGTTGGATTCGCGGATGGTGCGGACATTGTCGACCTCGGCGGACATGGTGGGGCCGCCGTCGAAGATGTCGATATAGCCGTCGAACTTAAAGCCTTCGCGCTCCAGCATCTTCATCGCGGCGCGGCCGGAAGGGTGGGGGACGCCCATCACGGTGCGTGCGCTCTCGGGCAGCATCGCGGTGTAGATCGGCGTCTTGGGCATCAGATCGGCGATGAACTGGTTGCCGTGCGCGCCGTTGAACTCATCGGCCTCCTGGAAGCTCATCCCGAAGAAGCGGCCGGCGACGGCATCCCAGAAGGGCGAACCGCCGGCTTCGTCGATCACGCCGCGCAGCTCGGCCAGGATGCGCGAGCCGAAGCGGTGGCGGTGCGTCTTGATGAAGAGATAACGGCTGCGCGCGATGAGGAGGCCGAGCCCGCCGGCGCGTTCGCCGGGATGGAGGAAGAGCCCGCCGACTTCCGAGCAGCCATCGAAATCGGTAACCAGGGTCAGCATTTCGGCGCGGAAGGTCTTGCCGAGTGCTTTGGACGTCTGGGTCAGCGTGCTTATCCGATAGGAATAAAAGGGCCATTCCACGCCGACCTGGCCGAAAATCTGGCAGGTGCCGCGGATCTGGCCGGTGTCGACATTCTCCAGCACCATCACGAACAGATCGTCGCTCTGTGCATCGCTGGACGAGGACAGCGCGGCCTGCGAGCGTTCGAGCTTGGCCTGCAACGCCTTGCGCTCGGGCGGCAGGTTGGTGAACCCGCCGCCGGTCAATTTCGCCATCTCGTAGATCGCCTGCAGATCGTCCATCCGCGCGGGCCGCACCCTGAAGCTCACAATTCCTCCCCCGTCGCCAGTCTCATGATGGTGAGCGCCGATAGCCCCGCGCGCTCAGCAAGGCTGTCGACGATCATATACTCGTCCATGCTGTGGATCGCGCCGCCGCGCACCCCCATCGTGTCGACGACGGGGACGCCGCAGGCGGCGATATTGTTGCCGTCGCACACCCCGCCGCTCGGGCGCCAGTCGATGCTCTGGCCGAGATCGGCGCCGCAGCGGCGGACGAGGCGGAACAGCGCCTCCGCCTTCGGATCGAGCGGCTTGGGCGGACGCGCGAAGCCGCCATGAACGTGGATCGTCACGTCATGCTCGGCGGAGACCATCGCGACGGCGCCGTCGAGATGCGCCTGCGCGCGCGCCTGGTCCTCGATCGTCGCGGGGCGCATGTTGACGCGCAGCACCGCGCTGTCGGGCACGACATTGTTCGGCCCGCCGCCGTCGATCTTGGCCGGATTGACCGAGAGT from Allosphingosinicella indica includes the following:
- a CDS encoding GNAT family N-acetyltransferase, with the translated sequence MVETVFEDDRMRLRTWRDDDVDTFAEMCASAAVMQWLGGPIDREQTAAVIARIMACHVEHGHCFWAVERKADDALLGFCGIKRVNDPDATNPGAFEIGWRLREDVWGQGYARDGAVASLDLAFDRYGADRVCAFTVIENEGSWGLMERLGMRRAEALDFHSTQPWVAAHNPVIAWDITRDQWRS
- a CDS encoding gamma carbonic anhydrase family protein: MAELIPFGGRSPRIHPTAFVAPGVRLIGDVEIGAEASVWYNCVIRADVNKVHIGARSNIQDGTVIHCDPPKPGHEAGFPTIIGEDVLIGHMAMVHGCILHDRAFVGLGSIVMDGCVVEGDAMLAAGAMLTPGKRVAAGQLWAGRPAKPIRDLAEDDIAGMRAGVAHYVALAKQHAEAVSRR
- a CDS encoding tetratricopeptide repeat-containing sulfotransferase family protein → MARAADAVRRGDLAGARAAAEAAVAAQPGDPAAREMLGDVLCRTGRAGEGAVHLRAALEAAPGREDLRMKLASALLMVGDLAGAEGVCAASAAPGSADLLRMHGYALHGLGRAQEAAEVYRRLVTLVPQDAEGWNNLGNALRDAGDAAGAVAALQKARGLRPDMPPITFNLGIALAAAGDLEPARETLHAAATAMPGDAGPLLELSRVLNRLDRSREAMNALDRALAIDPRRAELHVQTGVTAALLGDRVRAGEAFRAALALEPGDADAVARYGNFLESENRLSDLAALLDNAAANGIPDAPLMLLRAQLLRREGKLEEALALAEAAPDEEDPVRKAQVIGEIADRMGDSARAFASFGAMNDRLAAEPSDPRAGARIYRDEVAAVAALTTSDWYAGWTPPAPPSVRPAPVFLVGFPRSGTTLLDTVLMGHPHLHVLEEQPVLHPVTAALGGDEKLATLPAGEIAHLRSLYFAEVDRIAPEAAGMLLIDKMPLNIRQAPLLHRLFPEARWLFAERHPCDVVLSCYMTNFRLNYAMANFLDLGDAAALYDAVLGYWEQAKAVFALDQRPVRYEALVADMEAEVRPLFDFLGLGWDDAVLDHQRTAEGRGYIRSASYAQVTEPIYRRAAGRWERYRDQLAPVLPLLEPWARRMGYPL
- a CDS encoding N-succinylarginine dihydrolase — protein: MTLTEINFDGIIGPSHNYAGLSLGNIASASHAGQTSRPREAALQGIAKMRHNLRIGLPQGAFAPLPRPDRPWLAELGVGSKDAVPESLRYAAFSASAMWAANAATVSPAPDTADGRCHLTVANLKTMAHRSHEWPDTLRQLRLAFSDERHFRIHDPVPPAYGDEGAANHMRLCRAHDAAGVEVFVYGVSGGPFPARQHVEASRAIARLHGLDERRTIFAAQAEEAIAAGAFHNDVVAVANENVLFAHEQAFADKQALYADLRRMLPEVEIVEVPAARVSLADAVASYLFNAQLVTLPEGGMGLVLPEEARGTQAVWTWLQEMAAGNGPIRKLFVVDVRQSMANGGGPACLRLRVVADPATVDPRVLMDEAKLDRIASAIEDHWPETIAPGDLADPALVARIESARTALLDAMDLRELL
- a CDS encoding arginine N-succinyltransferase produces the protein MSFRVRPARMDDLQAIYEMAKLTGGGFTNLPPERKALQAKLERSQAALSSSSDAQSDDLFVMVLENVDTGQIRGTCQIFGQVGVEWPFYSYRISTLTQTSKALGKTFRAEMLTLVTDFDGCSEVGGLFLHPGERAGGLGLLIARSRYLFIKTHRHRFGSRILAELRGVIDEAGGSPFWDAVAGRFFGMSFQEADEFNGAHGNQFIADLMPKTPIYTAMLPESARTVMGVPHPSGRAAMKMLEREGFKFDGYIDIFDGGPTMSAEVDNVRTIRESNEYVVAEIADDIDEERMLLAAGGLGDFAACYGEVGLHVDGSAMLSAAAAELLGIGVGDRFVAMGR